ATGGCGGAAAGGTGACGGAAGAGGATGTCAGAAATTTTAAGAAACAGGCGGAAGAGGAGACGGCAGCTTTTGAAGATGCTTTGGCGATTGAAGCGGCAGCCGCAGTTCTGCAAGAATCTGTACTAACAAAAGAACCGGACGAAAATAGAGAGCCGATCCGCGGGGTGCGCCGAAAAATATATGAAAACATGAAACTATCAAAGTCTACTGCAGTCCATTGCAGCGGGATGGATGAGGTTTTGATTACGAAATTGGTGGAGCTTAAAAACCAACTCCAGCCCCATGCTGAGAAAAATGGGGTGCGGCTAACCTACCTGCCTTTTATTGTGAAAGCAGCGGCAAAGGCTTTGAAACGTCATCCAATCTTCAATGCTACAGTGGATGATGAACGGATGGAAATCGTCTTTAAGAAACAAATCCATATCGGTATGGCCACTTCAACCAATGAGGGATTAATTGTCCCTGTGATCAGGGATGCAGACAAAAAGAGTGTATTGGAGATTGCCCGAGAGATACAGAATCTTTCGGCTCGGGCAAGAGAGAGAAAGTTAAAACCGCATGAGCTGACAGGCAGCACATTCACTATTTCCAATACTGGCGCAAAAGGCGGCTGGTTTGCCACACCGATCATCAACTACCCGGAAGTAGCCATCCTGGGTGTCCACAGCATCAAGAAAAAACCAATCGTCCAAAACGATCAAATCGTCATCGGAGAAGTCATGGGAATGTCCATCACCTTCGACCATCGCATCATCGACGGCGAACCGGCCAATGCCTTCATGGAAGAAATCCATTCTTACCTGGAAAAGCCGGAGTTATTCATACTTGATGGATGCTAGGAGTGTCAGGCACCGCCCGTGGACAAATGAGCGGTTTTGTCCGCGTAGGGTGGACATGGATGTATGATATTAGGAGGTGGAGAGGTTGAATTTGTATGCGGAGTTGTTGGGGATTGTTGGGGATCATGAACGGGTTTCGGTGAATGGGACGGTTTTGGAGCAGCATAGTAAGGGGATTGCGTATCATGCACCGCATTTGCCGGATGTGGTGGTTTTTCCGGTTTCAAGGGAGGAGGTGGTGAAGATTGTCAGTTTTGCTAATCTGCATTCAATCCCCATTGTTCCATTTGGCGCTGGATCTAGTTTGGAGGGGCAAATTATTCCGGTAAGCGGTGGAATAAGTCTTAATTTCACGTTGATGAATCAGATTGTTGCATTACGGCCAGATGATTTTATTGCTGTTGTGCAGCCTGGAGTAACAAGAAATCAATTGAATCAGGCATTAAAGAAATTCGGGCTATTTTTTCCTACTGACCCTGGTGCAGATGCTACAATCGGCGGAATGGCAGCCACAAATGCAAGCGGCACGAATAGTGTGAAATACGGTGTAATGCGTGATCAGGTACTGGGCTTGGAGCTTGTGCTGGCAGATGGGGCCATTATTCGAACAGGCGGGTATGCATGTAAATCTTCTGCTGGTTATAATTTGACAGGACTGTTTGTCGGCTCCGAAGGAACTTTGGGTGTGTTTACAGAGATTATCCTGAAATTGCAGGGAATCCCTGAGGTTACTTCAGATGTAAAGGTAACCTTTCCAACGATTGAGGATGCTGGAAAAGCAGCAACCCTATTATTAAAAGCTGGCCTGCCAATAGGGAAAATTGAATTAGTCGATGATCAAACCATTAAAGCGGTGAATGCTTATAAAGGCACTTTCTTTCGTGAAGAACCAACCCTGTTTATGGAATTTAGCGGAAGTGAACCAGATGTGGACAATAGTATAGCGATTGTTCAAGAGATTGTGGAAGATGAACAGTGTGTATCTTTTGAATTTGAAAATGATTCGCTAAAAAGAGCTCAATTATGGGAAGCACGTCATCAGGCTGCACTTGCCGTCATCGCCGCAAATCCTGGAAAAGGGCACATGGTAACAGACGTCTGCGTTCCCCTTGCTGATTTAGTGAATGCATTAATTTATACAAGAAAAACAGTGGATAAATATGATATTGATGCTGTGGTATTCGGCCATGTAGGTGATGGAAATTATCATGCTGTCTTTTCAGTTGATCCCCGTGATGAAGAGTACATGGAGAAGGTGAAGAATGCTCATCGGGAAATTGTTGAATTTGCCTTATCTAAAGGCGGAACATGTACGGGAGAGCATGGAATTGGGATAGGAAAGAAATCTTTCTTGATTGAAGAACACGGAGACTCTCTGCGTATCATGAAGGGAATCAAGGCTCAGCTTGATCCTAATAACATATTAAATCCAGGAAAAGTTTTTGACAGTGTCCCTGTTAAATATTAAATATTGCAAAAAACAAGCCATTCCCCCAAAAAAAAATGTATTGACAAAATTAAATATTTGTGATAAAATTAAAATTTAATTGACGTTCGTATATTTTCGATATATGATTAACTCCTGGCTGGGTTTTGGCTAGGGGTTTTTTGCGTTTAAGATTTAGGAAGGGGGAATGGATTTGGATCATAATAAGGGGAGTTTAACGGCTTTGGTCAGCTGTTTTGCCAGAGGGTATCATGCTTTTATGAGTAAGCAGCCTGTTTTTGATGATTATGCGGCCAATTCGATTTTATCTGAGGAGGAAAAGCGATTCATTGCTTCAAATTGGGGCAATGCAATTGAATTTTTTGATCCGGAGAAAAGCAAATCATTAAAAACTTTTGAAGAAAAGTTGGAGTGGGTTATGAATACCCAAACGATTCCTCAGCTTGTCAGCAGGGCTAGATACACAGAGGATGGTCTTATGGCTGCTGTTGGACGGGGAGTAAGGCAATATGTCATTTTAGGAGCCGGGTTTGATACCTTTGCTTTAAGGCAGCAGAATCTGCCGGATGACTTTATTATCTTCGAAGTCGATCACCCAGCAACACAGGCATTCAAACGTAATCGGCTGCAGGAAACGGGAATGACTATTCCAGAACATGTAAAATTTGTCTCTGTAGATTTTAAACAGGATTCGCTTAGAGACGAGCTGAAAAAGAACGGCTTTGATGAACAAAAATATAGCTATTTCAGTCTTCTTGGTGTAGTGATGTATTTAGAGAAAGAGGATTTTTATAAGCTTCTATCAACCGTTTCAGACCTGTCTCCAAACGGAAGCTCGTTCATTTTTGATTATCTCGATAACGCGGCTTTTAATGAAAAACTTGCCTCCAAAAGAATAAGCCAAATGCGACAAATTACGGCGCGGACTGGTGAACCGATCATCACTGGCTTTGACCCGCTTGAACTTGATTTAGAACTGCAGAATTACAATATGCTTATATATGAAAACCTTTCCCCTATAAATATAGAAGAATTATACTTTTCCAACAGAGATGATGGATTACATGCTTTTGACCATTTCCATTTTGCCCATCTTGCTGTGAATAAACAAAAATTAGGAAACGACTAAAGGGACACCTGAAGCAAATTCCTCTAGAGGAACTAGCTTCAGGAGTTTATTTTTATTGTCCTCAGGAAATTCCTTTCCATGTAATTAAACGTTTGATTAAAAAGGAAGAACGGGAAATAAAGAGAATTATGTCATTTCCCAAGAAATAATGTGATATTTTGTAGAATGATGCTGAGCACTTCAGATGAAGGAATAAGAGGATCTTTTAATACCGCGGAATATGTATCAGCAGCGTAACAATCGGATCAGCAGGATGGGATCCGTTAACAGATGAAGGTTAACCACTGAGCATTTTGGTGTACTGTTGTGGATTCGCAGGACTTGAGCAAAATCTATAATATCGTCGGTCCAGGGCAGTCCAGTCCGGCCATGTGTTAAGCGGCTGGTATCAAAACCAGATGGATGATTGGGCGATAGGAAAATATCATATGACAAATACGGACCCTGACAAATATCAGTAGAACGCAGCAAAACTTACCTTAACTCCAAATTAAGTCAGTTATAGGTTTTTTCAATTTTTAAATTGGAAGAGCCTTTTTTTGAGTGACAAAGAGTTGATAGGTAAATAATCTTCCAATTTGGACATAATGTAATAGTGAATATGTCAATTGGGGTGATGAAATGAGAGGAGTTGCTAGATTGTCAGATCTTTGTTGGGAAGGACTTACCTTAAAACATATATCACATAGAGAAATTGTTATTCCGTATCTTGTATTTATTATAATGGCGCTTTTGTTTGAGTTATTTTTAATACTCCTTTTCGTTTTCTCGGAATTTTTATTTATTATGTACAATTTCGCCCCCAATTTATTGTTCTATATAAGCGGGCTGGTATTGATCGTAATCATGACATTGACAGTTTTCATTTTTAAGGATGTTATGAATAAGGTGAAATCTTTATCTGCCGAGATATCAGAATGATAGTTGATTCTGAAAATAACCTATGGTATATTTATGAAGTCAATTTAATGACCAAAAAACTAAAATAGTCAAATAAAGAGGTGATGTCCATGGCAGCGGATCGAAGAAAGATGATTATAGAAGCGGCTGCAAAGTCCTTCTCGTTGTTTGGATATAAGGCAACAACAATGGATCAAGTGGCAAAACTTGCTGGTGTAGGTAAAGGAACAATTTATACCTTTTTTAAGAATAAGGAAGAGTTGTTTGCCGAAATCGTGACCTCGTTAGTACAGGAAATGAAGGCTGAAGCAGAGGCAGTCATTCAGCCGGACTTGCCATTTACAGAGAATGTCCATCGCGCCTTATACCGATTATTAGGGTTTCGCTCCCAGCATCAGCTAATGATTAAGCTGATCCAGGAAGAGAGAGAGATGGGGACATTAACTGTTTCAGAAATGCTGCAGCACATCGAGAATGAGATAATTGCCTATGTCAAACAGAAAATTGAAGGTGCGATTGCTAAAGGAGCCATCCCTAAGGTGGATCTGGAAATTACCAGCTTTTTGCTTTTCAAAATGTACATTGCCCTAGTTTCTGACTGGGAAAAAAATCATGAAGCACTAAGTTCTGAACGAATCGCAGAAATCATGAAAGTGTTCTTATTAAAGGGTCTTTCACTATAAAGATTCTTTCTTTTTTAATCTAAATTGACCAATCGAGGATTTTGGTCAATTAATCAGAAATCTAGATATTAAGAGGTGAACAACATGAAAATTTTCGCATCTTTGAAAAGCGAGTTTATACGAATAATCAGTACACGAAAATTGCTGATTGCCATCATTGGTGTAATGACCATTCCGGTGCTTTACAGCGGAACATACTTATGGGCCTTTTGGGATCCATATGCCCATCTGGATCGAATGCCTGTGGCGATCGTCAATAATGACCAAGGTGTTGAGTACAATGGAAAGCAGTTAACGATTGGTCAAGAGTTAGTCAAAAACCTGAAGAAGAAAAAAACTTTTAATTGGGAATTTGTCAGTGCAAGCAAGGCGAAACAAGGAATGAAGTCTCAAGATTATTATTTGGAGATTGAAATTCCAAAGGATTTTTCAACAAATGCAACAACATTGCAAAGTGATAATCCGAAAAAATTAGAATTGATATATACAGTAAACGAGGGTTATAACTATTTGTCTTCGAAAATCGGCGATTCAGCAATTGAGAAGATTAAAGAAGAAGTGGCGAACTCGGTGACGAAAACATATGCGGAATCGATGTTTGACAATATAAAAGATGTTGCAAAAGGTTTAAATAAGGCAAGTAATGGTGCTGGAGAACTTTATAACGGAATAATCAGTGCCAAAGAAGGTGCAGGAAGTTTAGCATCAGGACTTGCAACTGCCAATATCGGAGCAGGGAAATTAACCGATGGAGCCAAATCTGTTGATACTGGGGCTAAAACAATCGAGAAAAATCTTGAAGTGTTAGCGGGAAAATCAGTAACCTTTTCCCAAGGCATCGTTTCCGCATCGACTGGCTCACAGCAGGTGCAAGGCGGATTGCAGCAATTCAGTTCTGGTCTCACACAAATGAAGGATGCTAACACGAAACTGCTCGCAGGAGCCACCCAGGCAGAAGCAGGTACCAAGCAATTATCTGATGGATTAGCTTCTGCTACGGCTAATTTTCCCAAACTTCAAAATGGGTCAAAACAGATTGCAGACGGTGCTTCTCAACTTTCAGCTTCCATGGATAAATGGAAATCTGGAGCTGACCAAACGAAGGCAGGTGCTGATTCCGTAAGCTTAGGGCTGCAAAAGGTGGTTGACCAAGTAGGAAGCATGGAGGGAAATGCAACAGACCCAACTGAAAAGGCTGAATTGGCAGCTTTGAAGGACACCCTGACACAATTATCGCTAGGCAGCCAGCAGGTTTCTTCTGGAGTTGGAGATTTAGCAAGCAGTGCCGCACACCTAAAACAAGGATCTGATTCTTTGGCAACAGGTGCGTGGCAGCTGAATCAAGGGCAAGCGCAATTCATTGATGGAATCAATCAATTATCAGTTGGTTCGAAAAAGTTATTGGATGGTCAAGATCAATTAAAGCAAGGAATCGCTCTTTTTGGAACGAAACTGGATGAGGCCCAAAAAGGGTTTGGCCAAATAGAAACCGGCAGCAGCAGCCTTACTTCAGGATTAGGTCAATTAGCGTCAGGTTCTACTCTTTTAAAGGATGGGGTAAGTAAGCTAGCACAAGGCTCGCAGCAGTTAACAGCGGGCACCACTCAGCTTTATGAAGGTGAAAATGATTTAAAAAGCGGAATGACCCGTTTAACAAATGGTTCAGGGGATTTAACCAGCGGGATGACAAAGCTGTCAAATGGCTCAAAGGAATTGAGTAATCAATTGCATAACGGGGCAAAAGATGCCAGTGATGTCAAAGCAAATAACAATGTGTACAATATGTTTGCCAAGCCGGTAAATGTTAAGGATAACAGGATGAATCATGTCCCAACCTACGGCACTGGAATGGCACCGTATTTCTTATCGTTAAGTCTATTTGTTGGTGCGCTCATGTTATCCGTTATTTTTCCAATGTTTGAGCCTGCTTCAGAACCAAAGAGCGGATTTGGGTGGTTTGCTGGAAAAGCAGGTGTGATTTTGGCAGTTGGAATTGGCCAGGCGCTGTTGGCGGATGTCGTATTGCTGCTGGGTCTTGGGCTTGAAGTGAAGAGTGTTCCCTATTTTGTGATCCTAAGTATCTTTACAAGCTGGACGTTCTTGGCGATTATTCAATTCCTAGTAACGGTCCTTGATAATCCAGGACGTTTCCTAGCAGTTATTATTTTAATTTTGCAGTTAACTGGCAGTGCAGGAACTTATCCGATTGAACTTGGTCCGAAGTTCTTGCAGGATATTACACATTACTTGCCAATGACTTATGCGATATCCGGTTTCAGAGCTGTTATTTCAAGCGGAGACTTTGGCTTAATGTGGGAGAATATCGGGCATATAGCTATCTTCTTTGTCTCATTTCTGGCAGCCACATTAACATTCTTTATCGTGAAGTTCAAGCGTAAAGTTCAGCTGCAGATTCAATAGAAAAAAGCTGTTTCCTTTTTCGGAAACAGCTTTTTTTGAGAACTTATGGAGCATGAAAACGTCCAGTTTATTGGTCGTTTCGTGTACCTGTAATGAGTGTAAGCATTGGCACATCGCCCTTTTTTAACTTGTTTTTATTGTAATTCTTCTGTGAAGACCCTTGTGATTCTGTTTTTTCTTTACTGTTGAGAGTGTACTCTTCCATTAACCCGACAAAGGCTCCGATTAAGAGCATGACAACAGAAGCGGCCATAAATCCGATTCCCATGCTTATAAGAAGGTAACCGCTTTCATCGTTAGCTTTAAAAAGGCCAAATAAGAGAAAAATAAATCCGGAGCCGCCTCCGTAGGCTGCAAGAGCTTTAAATGCATCCAAGATTTTTAAATGCTTTTTATCCATTTTATCACTCTCCTATTACTGAATATTCTATCAATTGTCACAAAATTGTCAAACTTTTTTTACAATAATTTTCCTTTTAAAAAAAAGGGTTTAATCGAACGGTATTCAAATGTTATAATTATTTTTTTATTATTGCAATAGGAACGGGACGCATAAAAGAGTATGTGTCCCGTAAAAATAGATCATTTTTGCCTGTTTTTCAAATTCTCCTGGGCCATTTTAACAAGTTCGCGAACCATGTTTCCTCCCAGTCTACCTCCGACTTTACCTGCTTGTTCGGAGGTCAGCTGTCCGTTGTATCCCTTTTTTAGTGGAACACCAACCTCTTGGGCCGCCTCGAATTTTGCCTGCTCAGGATTTGAAGAATGGACCACTTTCGCTTTTAATTGGTCCAACCCTGCTCTTGCTTCCGGAACAAGAATTTTGTTTCTTCCAGCCATTAATCATCCCTCCTTGTCCAATAGGGTTTCCATAGTCGCAAAAAATCATCATCTGCTCGCTGGATAATTTCTTGCGAATACAGTATAATAAGTGAAAATTAGTCAAAAATATTCTATGAAAAAGAGAGTAGTTATCTAGGATGTGGGAAGCGAGTCAGGGATGGTGAAAGCCTGATACGGAACAGATAATGAAACGCACTTTGGAGAAGCATACCTGAACATTAGTAGTAGGGTGTGCCGGAGTTTCCTCCGTTACAAAGGAAAGTCGGTTCGTTTTGAACAATTAGAGTGGTACCGCGGGATAACTCCCGTCTCTTTTCAAGAGACGGGAGTTTTTTATTTTCTCTAGGAGTTGGAGATTCAGTGCAGCCTAAAACCCCGCAAATATCATCTTTATTCATAGAAAAATTAGGAGGTTATACAAATGAACTTTAAAAAGGAGCTTGCTCAAATTTTATTTGAAGCCCTCGAAGGCGAAATATCCGTTGAGCAGCTGGAACAAAGTATTGAAAAACCAAAAAACTCATCACTTGGGGATTTAGCCTTTCCGTGTTTTCCACTGGCAAAAGTAAAACGAAAAGCGCCAAACGTTATTGCCCAAGAACTAAAGGAGAAAGTCCAGTCTCCAACCTTTGAAAAGGTAGAAGTAGTAGGTGCTTATTTAAACTTGTTTTTAAATAAAAAACTTGTATCAGA
Above is a genomic segment from Neobacillus endophyticus containing:
- a CDS encoding dihydrolipoamide acetyltransferase family protein, which produces MAYEFRLPDIGEGLHEAEILSWFKGVGDYVKENENMVEVQTDKAVVEISSPVAGIVQSFTAEVGEVVRVGDVLFTVLEESQVQPEPVYVNKQAPNHQDWLKGQRLATQASIGILPKKRVIAAPSVRKLARELGVAITEVTPSGNGGKVTEEDVRNFKKQAEEETAAFEDALAIEAAAAVLQESVLTKEPDENREPIRGVRRKIYENMKLSKSTAVHCSGMDEVLITKLVELKNQLQPHAEKNGVRLTYLPFIVKAAAKALKRHPIFNATVDDERMEIVFKKQIHIGMATSTNEGLIVPVIRDADKKSVLEIAREIQNLSARARERKLKPHELTGSTFTISNTGAKGGWFATPIINYPEVAILGVHSIKKKPIVQNDQIVIGEVMGMSITFDHRIIDGEPANAFMEEIHSYLEKPELFILDGC
- a CDS encoding FAD-binding oxidoreductase; the encoded protein is MNLYAELLGIVGDHERVSVNGTVLEQHSKGIAYHAPHLPDVVVFPVSREEVVKIVSFANLHSIPIVPFGAGSSLEGQIIPVSGGISLNFTLMNQIVALRPDDFIAVVQPGVTRNQLNQALKKFGLFFPTDPGADATIGGMAATNASGTNSVKYGVMRDQVLGLELVLADGAIIRTGGYACKSSAGYNLTGLFVGSEGTLGVFTEIILKLQGIPEVTSDVKVTFPTIEDAGKAATLLLKAGLPIGKIELVDDQTIKAVNAYKGTFFREEPTLFMEFSGSEPDVDNSIAIVQEIVEDEQCVSFEFENDSLKRAQLWEARHQAALAVIAANPGKGHMVTDVCVPLADLVNALIYTRKTVDKYDIDAVVFGHVGDGNYHAVFSVDPRDEEYMEKVKNAHREIVEFALSKGGTCTGEHGIGIGKKSFLIEEHGDSLRIMKGIKAQLDPNNILNPGKVFDSVPVKY
- a CDS encoding class I SAM-dependent methyltransferase translates to MDLDHNKGSLTALVSCFARGYHAFMSKQPVFDDYAANSILSEEEKRFIASNWGNAIEFFDPEKSKSLKTFEEKLEWVMNTQTIPQLVSRARYTEDGLMAAVGRGVRQYVILGAGFDTFALRQQNLPDDFIIFEVDHPATQAFKRNRLQETGMTIPEHVKFVSVDFKQDSLRDELKKNGFDEQKYSYFSLLGVVMYLEKEDFYKLLSTVSDLSPNGSSFIFDYLDNAAFNEKLASKRISQMRQITARTGEPIITGFDPLELDLELQNYNMLIYENLSPINIEELYFSNRDDGLHAFDHFHFAHLAVNKQKLGND
- a CDS encoding TetR/AcrR family transcriptional regulator produces the protein MAADRRKMIIEAAAKSFSLFGYKATTMDQVAKLAGVGKGTIYTFFKNKEELFAEIVTSLVQEMKAEAEAVIQPDLPFTENVHRALYRLLGFRSQHQLMIKLIQEEREMGTLTVSEMLQHIENEIIAYVKQKIEGAIAKGAIPKVDLEITSFLLFKMYIALVSDWEKNHEALSSERIAEIMKVFLLKGLSL
- a CDS encoding YhgE/Pip domain-containing protein encodes the protein MKIFASLKSEFIRIISTRKLLIAIIGVMTIPVLYSGTYLWAFWDPYAHLDRMPVAIVNNDQGVEYNGKQLTIGQELVKNLKKKKTFNWEFVSASKAKQGMKSQDYYLEIEIPKDFSTNATTLQSDNPKKLELIYTVNEGYNYLSSKIGDSAIEKIKEEVANSVTKTYAESMFDNIKDVAKGLNKASNGAGELYNGIISAKEGAGSLASGLATANIGAGKLTDGAKSVDTGAKTIEKNLEVLAGKSVTFSQGIVSASTGSQQVQGGLQQFSSGLTQMKDANTKLLAGATQAEAGTKQLSDGLASATANFPKLQNGSKQIADGASQLSASMDKWKSGADQTKAGADSVSLGLQKVVDQVGSMEGNATDPTEKAELAALKDTLTQLSLGSQQVSSGVGDLASSAAHLKQGSDSLATGAWQLNQGQAQFIDGINQLSVGSKKLLDGQDQLKQGIALFGTKLDEAQKGFGQIETGSSSLTSGLGQLASGSTLLKDGVSKLAQGSQQLTAGTTQLYEGENDLKSGMTRLTNGSGDLTSGMTKLSNGSKELSNQLHNGAKDASDVKANNNVYNMFAKPVNVKDNRMNHVPTYGTGMAPYFLSLSLFVGALMLSVIFPMFEPASEPKSGFGWFAGKAGVILAVGIGQALLADVVLLLGLGLEVKSVPYFVILSIFTSWTFLAIIQFLVTVLDNPGRFLAVIILILQLTGSAGTYPIELGPKFLQDITHYLPMTYAISGFRAVISSGDFGLMWENIGHIAIFFVSFLAATLTFFIVKFKRKVQLQIQ
- a CDS encoding alpha/beta-type small acid-soluble spore protein — protein: MAGRNKILVPEARAGLDQLKAKVVHSSNPEQAKFEAAQEVGVPLKKGYNGQLTSEQAGKVGGRLGGNMVRELVKMAQENLKNRQK